The following proteins come from a genomic window of Leptospira bandrabouensis:
- a CDS encoding c-type cytochrome — translation MIKQKISVCNRYKMKIRLPLVFLIVLSFLPSCSSENETPKIEPPPPPAVSVPFPEAMYVQNGCASCHGMGGNGRGTRTQLLSNSRIPNFQDKSTYLYGSSKEAIAKSIKNGIPGTYMKAYSHMRKTEIEAVAEYIQKMQK, via the coding sequence ATGATAAAACAAAAAATTTCTGTTTGCAATCGATATAAAATGAAGATTCGTTTACCACTGGTATTTTTAATTGTTCTTTCTTTTTTACCAAGTTGTTCATCTGAAAACGAAACTCCGAAAATAGAACCGCCTCCACCACCGGCAGTCTCTGTTCCTTTTCCGGAAGCCATGTATGTCCAAAATGGATGTGCTTCCTGTCATGGAATGGGGGGCAATGGACGAGGAACGAGAACTCAGCTGTTATCGAATTCTCGTATTCCTAATTTCCAAGATAAATCCACTTATCTATATGGATCTTCTAAGGAAGCCATTGCCAAAAGCATCAAAAATGGGATTCCGGGAACCTATATGAAAGCATATTCGCATATGCGAAAAACAGAGATTGAGGCTGTGGCTGAATACATCCAAAAAATGCAGAAATAA